From the Hyphomicrobiaceae bacterium genome, the window GGGTCGTGACGTTGAGAAGATGAGACAGCAGGCGGCCGATCTCGGAATAGAGCACGCGGATCAGCTGTCCTCGGCGCGGCACTTCCAGACCGAGCAACCTCTCCGCCGCCAGGCAGAAGGCGTGCTCCTGGTTCATCGGCGCAACGTAGTCGAGACGGTCGAAATAGCCGATCGCCTGCAAGTAAGTCTTGTGCTCAATCAGTTTTTCGGTGCCACGATGGAGCAACCCGACGTGCGGATCGACCCGCTCCACCACTTCGCCGTCAAGCTCCAGCACGAGGCGCAACACGCCGTGCGCAGCGGGATGCTGCGGCCCGAAGTTGATGTTGAAGTTTCTGATCTCTGCTTCGGCCATGTTATGCCCAGTCTCTCATCTTGCACCGCGCGTCCGCCCCGGATCGAGCTGACGCTACGACGTCTAAATTCCCGCCACCCGAGCGCGTTTTGCTTTGTCGTTGACCCGCGCGACAAACTTTTCCCATGCGACAATCATGCGTTCATGCTCGCCTTCGCCGATCACGTCGAACTCGTCGCTAGCCTTGACGTGAAACGACACGTGTCGGCCTTCAACCTTGGTCACTTCCGCCTGCACCGTCACCACTTGATGGGGCACAGTCGCCGCCAGATGCGACACGTTGATGTGTATTCCAAGTGAGCCTTCGCCCTCATCGAGATGGTTCTCCAGCACCTTCAGGCACGTCCATTCCATCAGCCCAACCATGAACCCGGTGGCGAACACCTTGGGCATCTGCTGGAACTCGTGCGCTTCTGGGTAGAGATGAGGGACCGTCTTGCTCGCAGGAACGCGAAACGAGAACTCGGTCTTGGCGCCGGGCTGAAGGGTAGGTTTCATCGCCCGTCAGGCTCCACTTGCCTTTTCGTCACCGGGCAGAACGTATTGCGTACCCTCCCAGGGACTTTCGAAATCAAAGTTGCGGAAATCCTGCGTCAGCTTCACGGGCTCGTACACAACGCGCTTCTGCTCGTCGTCGTAGCGCACTTCGACATAACCGGTGAGCGGGAAATCCTTGCGCAGCGGATAGCCCTGGAAGCCATAGTCGGTGAGCAGGCGGCGCAAATCCGGATGGCCCAAGAAGCGGATGCCGTACATGTCGTAGGCCTCCCGTTCATACCAATCGGCGGCTGGAAAGACGTCATTCACCGAAGGGACCGGCGTTACGTCGTCAGCCTGCACCTTGACGCGGATGCGCTGATTGAGACGCGGCGACAGCAAATGGTAGACGACATCGAAGCGTTTTGCGCGCTCGGGATAGTCGACGCCGCAGATGTCGATCAGCACCTCGAACTGGCACTTCTCATCGTCGCGCAACAGCGTGAGGAGTGCGGTCAGATCATCCGCACCGCACGTCAGGGTCAATTCGTCAAAAGCGACAACGCTTCCGACGATCTTGTCGGGCAGGTTCGCCTGGATGTGACTGCCGAGTTCGTTGAGATTTGTCATGGCAATTCCGTAAAGGCGCACTTCCATAAAGGCATCAGGCGTAACGACGGCGGCGAGTGATCCCTCCAACCCGTCGCGGGCGTTACCGCTCGATCGTTCCCGTGCGGCGGATCTTGCGCTGGAGAAGCAGCACGCCATAAAGGAGCGCCTCTGCCGTGGGCGGGCAGCCCGGCACGTAGATATCCACCGGCACGATGCGGTCGCAACCGCGCACCACCGCATAAGAATAGTGGTAGTAACCGCCACCGTTGGCGCAGGATCCCATCGAGATCACATAGCGCGGCTCGGGCATCTGGTCGTAGACCTTGCGCAAGGCGGGCGCCATCTTGTTGGTCAGCGTGCCAGCAACGATCATCACGTCCGACTGGCGCGGGGAAGCGCGCGGCGCAAAGCCAAAGCGTTCCAGATCATAGCGTGGCATCGAGGCTTGCATCATCTCGACAGCGCAGCAGGCCAGACCGAATGTCATCCACATGAGCGAACCCGTGCGCGCCCAGTTGATCAGATCGTCGGTCGTGGTGACGAGGAAGCCCTTATCGGCAAGCTCGTCGTTCACTGTTGTGAAGAAGGGATCATCCGGCCTGATGATCCCAGACGGCGCGCCACCCGTTGCACCTTCGCGCACACGGTCGAACACGCGCTCGAAAAGAACTGCGTCGTCGCGGGTCACTCCCATTCGAGCGCACCTTTCTTCCACTCGTAGATGAAGCCGACGGTCAGAACGCCAAGAAACACCATCATCGACCAGAACCCAAAGCTCCCGATCTCCTTGAAAGCGACGGCCCAAGGAAACAGGAACGCAACTTCGAGGTCGAAGATGATGAACAGGATCGACACAAGATAGAAGCGCACATCGAACTTCATGCGCGCGTCGTCGAAGGCGTTGAAGCCGCACTCGTAGGCCGATACCTTCTCAGGATCGGGGTTGCGCACGGCAACCAGAAAGGGCGCGAGCATGAGGGCCCCACCGATGAACAACGCCACACCGATGAAGATTACCAGCGGTAAGTAGTGATTGAAGAGGTCGGTCATGCGCATCTCTTTGCCGGCCAGGGGCCAAGACGCGAAACATCCCGGGCGGCTCCGCCGGTTGGGGCCACTGAGCCGGATTCGCGAATACCATGCTTGTTAGACCAGCATGTGGTGCAGCGCAACCGGGCCGAGGGTCACACTAGGTGCTCCGCGGCCGCGAGCCACGTGCGCAAACAAGATTTTTCTGAGAGGCAAATGGCGCGAGAGACGGGACTTGAACCCGCGGCCTCCGCCGTGACAGGGCGGCGCTCTAACCAACTGAGCTACTCCCGCAAACCAAAAAAGCGACGGGCGCCTTTCCATGAGCGCCCGCGGTCACAGGCGTGGGAATACGTGAACCGCACGGCCTCGTCAAGACGCTTGATGACGCTATCAGGTGGCCTGATGGACCAGCCGCTTGTAAAGCCGCACCAGTGCAAATCCCGATAATCCGGCCGCAGCGCCAATGAGAGGGTCCACGAAAACCAAATTACCCACCATCAGGTATGCCGTCTGGGCCATATCGACAATTCCCGCCAGCCCGCCTGTAAAGGCACCGACGCCCAATTCCGCGCAAAGAAAGACGACGGCTCCGGCCAGGGCGGCGAGATACCAGCGCCGCCAGAAGAGCGCCCCGGCCAATGCGGCGAGGGCCAAAGCGGTAAGGGCCTCCGGCGTCATCGCACCCTGCCTTCCTGGCTCAACCCAGCGGGCCGATGAAATCCATCTTGCCAAGCTCCACGCCGTTGTGACGAAGGATGCCGTAGGCGGTAGCTGCGTGAAAATACACGTTGGGCAGCACGAATTGCAGCAGGTAGGACTGGCCCTTGAACTTCACCGACATACCAGAGAGTTTCAGCGTTATGTCGCGATCCTCGGAGCCGTCGATGTCGGCGGGTGCGAAAGTCTCAAGAAGCGCCCGCGTCTTGGCTACGCGATCCTTCAATTCGGCAAATGTACTTTCCTCATCGGCCCACACCGGAACATCACGGCCCGCTAGCCGATGGCTCGCGCCCTTGCAGAAGTCCGTCACGATCTGAACCTGGCGAGCGCACGTGAACATGTCGGGATAAAGTCGCGCTGACAGCAGCACCGATGGATCGATGTTATGCACACGCGCATGGTTCGCCGCCTTATCGAGAATTAGGTCGAGCTGGGTTAGCGTGCGCACCAAGGCAGGCACACAAGCCTGATACATCGAAAGCGACATCGATTATCTCCAACTATGGAAAAGCTTCACGCAACGAGCGTATTTAGCGAAGGGGATGAAAGTGGTGGGAGGTGAGGGGATCGAACCCCCGACATTCTCGGTGTAAACGAGACGCTCTACCGCTGAGCTAACCTCCCGAAACTGCGGACCGTACCGCGCGCGGCACACGCCTAGTCAGAGCGCGTCCGCCAAGATCGATAGCCGACTGCCTAATGCGGATTACCGCTTTAGTCAAAAGCAAACGCACAAGGCGCCGTTCACGACTTCTCGCGAAGTTGCAAACGCGGCTCGGCAGAACGAAAGAAGGGCACACCTCGCGGCACGCCCTTCAGGAATACTCGGCTAACGGAATGCGCTCAGTTGAGCGCTTCCTTGAGGCCTTTGGCCGGCGTAAATTTTGGCACGACAGCGGCAGCGATCTTGATCGTCTCGCCCGTTGCGGGGTTGCGGCCTTCGCGTGCTTTGCGCTTGGCGACCTTGAAGGTGCCGAAGTCAGGAATGCGCACTTCATGGCCTTCCTTCATGGTGTTGCGAATGTGGGCGAGCACGGCGTCAACGACGCTGCCGGCCTTCTCCTTCGTCAGCTCACACTCTTTTGCAACGGCGTCGATCAGGTCTTTTTTGCTCATGTGGGTCCGTCCTATGGAATCGGGAAAAACGGTGAAGAGGATTGGACAGCTCAGCGCCCCGGCGCTCAGTTGCACGACGTAATGGGCTCACTGATATTCGGGGGGGAGCCACACGCCATCCGAAGCCGCCTACAAGCGCCGAATTGGGGACCCCGTCAAGTAGGAAAGGCGCGAAAAAAGGCTCAAAACCGCGTCATTTCGCGGCCTTTTTCTCTTAAGGAATAAAAACCCCGCGCCAGTATGGCGCGGGGTTAACGTTTTCGCACAACACCAATTCCGGCGAACGTCAGTGCGCGGTAATCCGCGATCCGCCCTTGTCTTTTTCCTGAGCCTCGAGTGCCGCTTCGGCTGCCTCGTCCCAGACGATTGCCTCAGGTGTACGAACCAATGCCACCTTCAGCACCTCTTCGAGACGCGAGACAGGAACGATTTCGATCTTGGCTTTCACCTCGTCGGGGATTTCGACAAGATCCTTCACGTTCTCTTCGGGGATGATGACGGTCTTGATGCCGCCGCGCAGAGCGGCGAGCAATTTTTCCTTCAATCCTCCAATCGGCAACACGCGACCACGCAACGTGATCTCGCCAGTCATGGCGACATCCTTGCGTACCGTGATGCCGGTGAGCACCGAGATGATCGCAGTCGTCATGGCGATACCTGCGGAAGGTCCATCCTTGGGCGTCGCGCCTTCCGGCACGTGCACGTGGATGTCGCGCTTCTCAAAGAGAGACGGATGAATGCCGAACTCAGGCGAGTGCGCGCGCACGTAGGCGTTTGCGGCCTGGATTGATTCCTTCATCACGTCGCGCAAGTTGCCGGTAACCGACATCTTGCCCTTACCAGGCATCATCACGCCTTCGACCGTGAGGAGCTCGCCGCCGACTTCCGTCCAGGCAAGACCGGTGACGATACCGACCTGATCCTCAAGTTCGGCTTCGCCGTAACGGTACTTGGGCACGCCCAGGTACTGCTCAACGTTCTCCGCCGTG encodes:
- a CDS encoding thioesterase family protein yields the protein MKPTLQPGAKTEFSFRVPASKTVPHLYPEAHEFQQMPKVFATGFMVGLMEWTCLKVLENHLDEGEGSLGIHINVSHLAATVPHQVVTVQAEVTKVEGRHVSFHVKASDEFDVIGEGEHERMIVAWEKFVARVNDKAKRARVAGI
- a CDS encoding NADH-quinone oxidoreductase subunit C, producing the protein MTNLNELGSHIQANLPDKIVGSVVAFDELTLTCGADDLTALLTLLRDDEKCQFEVLIDICGVDYPERAKRFDVVYHLLSPRLNQRIRVKVQADDVTPVPSVNDVFPAADWYEREAYDMYGIRFLGHPDLRRLLTDYGFQGYPLRKDFPLTGYVEVRYDDEQKRVVYEPVKLTQDFRNFDFESPWEGTQYVLPGDEKASGA
- a CDS encoding NADH-quinone oxidoreductase subunit B family protein; its protein translation is MGVTRDDAVLFERVFDRVREGATGGAPSGIIRPDDPFFTTVNDELADKGFLVTTTDDLINWARTGSLMWMTFGLACCAVEMMQASMPRYDLERFGFAPRASPRQSDVMIVAGTLTNKMAPALRKVYDQMPEPRYVISMGSCANGGGYYHYSYAVVRGCDRIVPVDIYVPGCPPTAEALLYGVLLLQRKIRRTGTIER
- a CDS encoding NADH-quinone oxidoreductase subunit A, yielding MTDLFNHYLPLVIFIGVALFIGGALMLAPFLVAVRNPDPEKVSAYECGFNAFDDARMKFDVRFYLVSILFIIFDLEVAFLFPWAVAFKEIGSFGFWSMMVFLGVLTVGFIYEWKKGALEWE
- a CDS encoding DUF1993 domain-containing protein is translated as MSLSMYQACVPALVRTLTQLDLILDKAANHARVHNIDPSVLLSARLYPDMFTCARQVQIVTDFCKGASHRLAGRDVPVWADEESTFAELKDRVAKTRALLETFAPADIDGSEDRDITLKLSGMSVKFKGQSYLLQFVLPNVYFHAATAYGILRHNGVELGKMDFIGPLG
- a CDS encoding HU family DNA-binding protein; protein product: MGRTHMSKKDLIDAVAKECELTKEKAGSVVDAVLAHIRNTMKEGHEVRIPDFGTFKVAKRKAREGRNPATGETIKIAAAVVPKFTPAKGLKEALN